In the genome of Clupea harengus unplaced genomic scaffold, Ch_v2.0.2, whole genome shotgun sequence, one region contains:
- the LOC122131291 gene encoding cysteine-rich motor neuron 1 protein-like — MEGDEYYWSDEEEGEEMEDEDDEDDDDEDDEDCTEWSCEVQEGLCVCGERSCDPQSHPLSEDACQDLLVQANCSNVTCPEVPVPSCPEDSILTEPFTLPGSCCPLVPSMCTCQFENCTSTFPTCPMVSKLSRLSSQMGFLVLAVTYIYAQVLKKNHTTHEELALDCL, encoded by the exons ATGGAAG GAGATGAATACTACtggagtgatgaagaggagggtgaggagatggaggacgaggatgatgaggatgatgatgatgaggatgatgaagactgTACGGAATGGAGCTGTGAGGTACaggagggcctgtgtgtgtgtggagagaggagctGTGATCCTCAAAGTCATCCGCTCTCTGAAGATGCATGTCAGGATCTTCTGG TGCAAGCTAACTGCAGCAATGTCACTTGCCCTGAAGTTCCAGTTCCCTCCTGCCCGGAAGATTCAATATTAACAGAGCCCTTCACTCTGCCTGGCAGCTGCTGCCCCCTAGTGCCCTCTATGTGCACTTGCCAGTTTGAGAACTGCACATCAACCTTTCCCACATGCCCCATGGTCAGCAAATTGAGCAGATTGTCAAGTCAAATGGGCTTCCTGGTTCTTGCTGTGACATATATTTATGCGCAGGTTCTGAAAAAGAACCACACGACTCATGAGGAGCTTGCATTAGATTGTTTATGA